The genomic stretch ACTCTACAAACAAAGCTCACAACAAGGTAAAGACTCGAGCTTAAGTGTTGAATCTAAAGGTtgataaaaaaaagttaacatGGTGACGAGCCTTCGAATAAACTCTGCTTGCACGTTTCAGAGAACTGTGCTCTTCATCACAGTACACAGTTGGTGAATGAACCAAACTCACAACCAGCcaccataaaaatattttttagtcTCATATGATTATTATAGTTAGCCAGTGGATCAGTGCTTTTAATGCTGTAgcttatttaaatttaaaaggtATAGGTTGTGAGAGACAATATAGTGAACCAGACCACAGTGTCATAAAATCATATACTGGTGCatactgttgtgtttgtgaatgaacCGGATAGCAGAATGGATTCTGGAGGTGTGTATGTTCTGAGAAGAAACAAGTgatgacacacagctgtgatCCTCTGTAGTTATGCTAATGCTAGTTAATACATGCACATAGAAGAAAGATCCCATCTGCCCAATTAGCATGCcttcctttgttgttttcaactgcagctgtgtgtgtgtatatatacacatcatTTCCCCAGCTCTGTGAGATGCAGGTGTGATCTGTATTAgacatgtttgcatgttctgtgCTGGTACTTAACCACAGCCTctcatgcacatacagtacatcactTGCAACATGCCAATCAAAATCAAggataattaaaaaatgatcacttttattgtgaatttactgatatttttcacagttttacaaAGAAATATATTAGATGCATAATATGATGCAGTTGTGATTTGTAATATTTTAGTTTCTGGATACTAAGTTGGCATTAAACTTATTGCTTATTTCAGTCAGTGCATAGTTCTCTAAGGTTATTTATATTCATGTGTCATTCttgttttcttcaaaatgtGGTTTCAGATTGGTACTGCTCTTGTCTGTAGTGTAAATGTACTATCTCTGAGTTAACAAAAGTATTACAGATATGGCATCTTGGAATACAGTTCACCATAATTTCAAACCAACACCTGATGTCCCTGTGCTCTGTAGATTCCCTCAGAGAAGCTACAGAGAGCGGGGAAGGTTCTCCGCAACGCCATCCTGTCCCGAGCTCCCCACATGATTCGAGACAGGAAATACCACCTCAAGACATACAGGTTAGACTATGATTGTCTACAATTCCAACTGTAAGTATTTGTATGAAATTATGAGCAGATTCAAGGGCTTTGGGGGTTGCTAAAAATACAGGGgctatttttaatttctgtgcATTCTATTTCCTAACATAacgtgttttgtgtgtgtgttacagacaATGCTGTGtaggcacagagctggtggattgGCTGGTTTTGCAGAGTGCCTGTGTTCTCACACGGTCCCATGCTGTTGGGATGTGGCAAGCACTACTAGAAGAAGGGGTTCTAAACCAtggtaaataaaacattagtTTTCTATACAGCTCACCTGTTATAATTCATGTTGTTTAGTTAACTTCCATACATTACATAGGTGCCAAGACTTGAGAATTCATTTCTCCACAgtatcaatatttttattgtatgtatTGTTCAGTGCAATAATCAGAATAAAGTGCCATTCAGACTATGAATTTTGATATTGACTTTGAAAATAACTTTCACACTAAAAGCAAAGAATGGAAActaatttgaaatcctttacCATGAACATAAATTCTAGATTGAATTGTAAGCCTAACACACTTCATACACTTAAGAGAAGTGATCTTAAAATCATgtgaaaattattttcagaaaaataaacactcatGTTTGTGCTTGTGCTTGTCTGCTCTTCAGTGGACCAGGAGCTGGGTTTCCAGGACAAGTACCTGTTCTACCGTTTTcttgatgatgaggaggaggacacaccGCTGCCTagtgaggaggagaagagggagagtGAGGAAGAGCTGCCAGAGACCATCCTCTTCCTCGCTCAGATTGGCCCTGACGCACTGCTGCGCATGATCCTCAGGAAATCGTCAGTGACAATCGCTAATAATGCATTACTTACAATGCAAAGTTAAACACTGTAATtcattatatatttcattttcaggtaATTCAAGAAAGCTCATTTCACAATTTTCCCTTTCTGGTACTTTTCATGCAAAGTGatttgacatttcagttttgatgGAGAGTTGGCATATTGAAtcaaaaataatagaaaactgTGATATGTAACAAACAGTATTGTCCTGTGAAATAATCGGAAAAAGTCTGTAATGACTGCTTTCAAAACAGCAACGTTATCTTAGCATTAGGATTGGCCATTACTGGTTTAAATGCTGTGTGATCAGAGGTGAAATCTCCATGGTGAGCTCATTCTGACAaacctctgtgtgtctgtaggcCTGGTCAGAGGACAGGGGATGACCTAGAGATCATCTATGATGAGCTGCTTCACATCAAGGCCTTAGCTCACCTCTCCAACACTGTGAGTCATCTGGTCTGCTTCTCTTTTAAAGGGACAGTACAGGTCTTCAGGAAGGCTGCTAATTCACCACAACCACTTGCTGCAGTCTTTTTGCATTTAAGACCACAGGGAGGAGTTGTCTTGTCAATCTATAACAGCGGttacatgcacaaacattaGATACGGTCACATTACGACAGTGTTGGAAATGACATGAAGCACATTCCAGGAGTTGACCAAAGAGCTTAAATCAAGTTCTTAAACtctttttattagtttttagtCACTTTTACCTCCATTGTCTTTCTAAAAGTTATATCTTCAAAAGGCAAAGatacttttaatttgatgaTGCACTGTAAAGGCTCCCAGGCTGCTTTAAATAATCCCTTAAAAACCCTGATCTATGCGTTTTCATGTTCTCACACAGGTATCTGCAGTGCCTAAATCCAAAATAACCAGAGCTCTGACACTGTTTTCAGGTGAAGAGGGAACTGGCAAGCGTTGTGATCTTCGAGTCACATGCAAAAGCTGGAACCGTGTGTGAGTCTACAATTTGTCCTAGgatgcatttttctttatgtaTATAGTGTACAGcaggttttttttctaatctgaGTGTGTCTGTTAGTCATATGTATGGAGgtaatatgtgtttttcttccagtgTTCAACCAAGGAGAGGAGGGCACATCATGGTACATCATCCAGAAGGGCTCTGTCAATGTGGTTATCTATGGCAAGGTGAATGGCTTGACTGTGCCGACCAACCAACCTGCTTAAGTTTCTTTGGGCTGGATGAAAGTGCCCAGTGGAGCTGGGAAACACCAGCAGAGGGACTGGACAGTGTCTGCTGCCATGACTCACCATGACTCACCACTATGATTAAATGGCTTAAGGGAttgcatgcatgcacaaatTCACACTGCagaacatgtactgtacatggagatgtacagtacatgttcatctggccacacacacactctcactcacacacaccctcacacacacacacaccctcacacacacacacacacacacaggcacatgtaATTCAGCCCAGTCCTGAGTTCTCCTGCTGATTCTTCTTCAGGGCTTAAGATGACTAgtaaactgtgtctgtgtctgatcTTGTCTGTAACTTggcatgtttttatgtgtgcaaTCACGAACGTGTGTCTTATGTCTCAGGGAGTGGTGTGTACACTCCATGAGGGTGATGACTTTGGGAAGCTCGCCCTGGTTACAGATTCACCTCGTGCTGCCTCCATCGTTCTGAGAGAGGACAACTGCCACTTCCTTCGTGTGGACAAAGAAGACTTCAACAGGATACTCAGGGTAGGTGGACAAGAGCTGGAGATTTATCCAGCGTAATTATTTAGACCGTATGAAGTATTATACCACATAATATTGCTAGTTAATGCTGGCTGGTTGTGATAGTTGCCTCCCTCTGCTGGCAGAGGACAtctattacatttaaaaagtcaaatcaTTTTTTGCATTGGTTTGAATAATTTTGTACATGCGTCTAATTGGGTTTTTTTTAGGATGTGGAAGCCAACACGGTGCGTTTGAAGGAGCATGAACAAGCTGTGCTGGTGTTAGAAAAAAGTCCTCGTGCCTCCACTTTGGGGAGCattaagtatgtgtgtgtagaataTATTGCCCTTCTTACTTGCTCACTCTCTCTGTGttcatctctttttttaattggaGTTATTTGCATCATCTCACCTTTTTGCAGGTACACTGTGATATCAGGAACTCCAGAGAAGATTCTTGAACACTTTCTGGAGACCATGAGAATGGACATCCATCATAGTGAACCAGGTAAACAGAATATCATGCAAAATGTATACGCTATTAAGCCTAAATACAGTTTGAATCGATTGCTACCAGAGATATTCCCGATGCTATATCAAATGCATTTCATTGAAAGAAAGAAGGATGGATAAATAGGTAGACAATCAAGATTAATGATAAATGGCATTTTGAGTACTTGATTCTTtaatttccttcctttttcctctgattgctctttccttttctctgtttttctcgGTATCTGTTAGACCCAGCAGTGGATGATTTTGTCCTCATGCACTGTGTCTTCATGCCCAACAGCCAGCTGTGCCCTCTACTCATGGCACAATATCCTTCCTTCCTTTAAGCTCTATTACTCTCTGCCTTGAAATATGGTATTTCTTTCCTATTTTGTTCACACTGTCTACAATATTTGCTTATCAGGTAGACTTGCAAACAGTATCAAGCATGTTCCATTGACATGTCCCTTGTTTGCTGTCACAAACTCCATAAAAATATAGATTGGCTGTGCTTGTAAGGTTTTATGGGCTGGATCAGAAGTTCACAAATCGGATGTTGCTGTCTGATAGATCTTTGTATCATCTTTGTATTTATCTTTAACATTGTGTTCACCTATCATGCCGCATCTCCGCCTGGCTCTGAACAGGAGAGGTTGGAGTATGCACACAACAGTAAGAGAAGAGTCCTGATCCTGGTGTTGCGCTgggctaacacacacacatacctgctGCAGGAGGAGCCTGCTGCCATCTCTTTCTTGGAGGTAAAGCTTTCTGTTGTAGTACATTATAGCCCTTACGCAGGTTATATGTGTGATCTGGGTGTggttcttcctctctctcttttcaggAGCTGTATGGAAGTTTATCAAATGATTCACGGATGCTTAGAGCTCTGAAAGACTTAGTTCCTGATCTGGAGAAAATCGTCAAATTACAGTATGTTTCCCAGCTTCTACATGTTAAAATTTCACTTGATGTTTTGTGTCCTGACCTAAGTTCAATttgtttaattcaattcaattcaattttttctttatgtatatttttgcttTCTAGTTCAGAAGAAGCCAAATCAGCTAAAAAGGTATGCGCTGTCTACTGTTTTATGTTATAGTATTTCCTTCATGTTAGCTGCGTCATAATGATGTGGGGACACTGTCCCATGTAATTTAACAGAAAACCCTAATACGACAGTTCAGCAATGGAGAGGAAAGGCTGCAAAAGAAACAGCCCATTAGGAATCAAGATGACAGTAAgttggtgcatgtgtgtgtgtgactgctaGTCACAGCCGTCAGATTCCCAtgaaaattcatatttttacataagAAACAACAAATGGGAACACTATCATGCAATTTTCTGAGTGAAAGCTAAAAGACAGCAAGGGGTCCTATGAAGAGGTTATTTAATGCTCAAACGTTATAAGACGCAGAACAGAAGCAGGATTGCATTTTTTGGTATGGACACTGGGTCAGCAGTTTTGATAAGAATGAAGAGGTTCCCATATTTTGATTCACATATTTTAAGACTAATATGGGCAAAGTCTTTAGGATGGTGCTTGTTGCATCTAACTGCTTCACATTGAAATGCAATACCTGCCTCAGTTTTAGTCTTGTTTTTCATCcagaatgttttattcattacaAATCAGACGTGGTCACTTCCTGAataactgtgtttttgtctagTCCTGCTAAAGGTGTACTGCAGTGATCAGACGTACACGACTATCCGGGTTGCTGTGGCAGCGACAGGAAGAGAAGTGATCAGCGCTGTGGCCGACAAACTAGGCACCACTGAGGAGCTACTGTTGATCCACCTCAGCTCTTCTGGAGGTAAGACGTCAGTTCATGTTAGATTATTGATATATAGAACATTAGTAATTTCAGCAGCTTCTTGTAGAGAAGTGTACCTTACCAATGTGTGTATGTTAATGTTGGGGGCATATCAGGGTGGTAATGCTCAACTatactctgtttttttttttgtttttttttacagataaaCAAATATTGAAGCCTAATGACgtgtcagtgttttctgctgtgagCATCAATGGACGATTATTTGCTTGTCCTCGAGACCAACTCAACAGTCTGGtaagagacaaacattttccatttaccTCTAtgcattttgattattttactgtGCAGAATATTGTGGATTTTGAGCAATAATTCATATCTATCTGTCCATTTATTAGATACACCAGCTAGAACACCTATGCCTATTAAAGACAGTCCTGCAGTACATCCTTATGTCTGGAGGCTGTAGTTTATACTGTACCCTCAAATCAAAAGCAACCAAGAACAGGAAATATGACAACAAAAGCAGTAATGTAATACAGTACCGGCCcaatgaattgatttttttagtACTTTTATTTACTATTctagatgtgtgtgtgaacccgtatttgctgtttctgtttgtgtatgtaattgtgagtctgtgtgcatttgtggaTTGTGTGTCTCAGACTCCTCTACCAGACCAGGAGGGCCCCTCTGCAGGCTCCATGTCAACCTTTGAGCTAATGAGCTCTAAAGACCTGGCTTACCAAATGACCATGTTTGACTGGGAGCTCTTCAGCTGTGTGCACGAGGTATCTCACATACAGACtcacacagtttttaaaaaaaataaaaaatcttagGCCAGTAGTGCACACCTGCCCTCCCTAatgtctcctccctcctctccgcAGCATGAACTTCTCTACCACACGTTTGGCTGCCAGAGCTTCAGAAGGACCAAGGCTAACTTGGACCTGTTTCTGCGAAGGTTCAACCAGGTTCAGCTGTGGGTGGTCACTGAGGTCTGCCTCTGTGGACAGCTCAGCAAGAGAGTCCAGCTCCTCAAAAAGTTTATCAAGAtagctgcacagtgagtcagCCTGCTGTGCCAAGATGGAAAGTTTCTCATATACATTGAGACACCAAGCTTGGTGCTGGTTGCATTCACATCATTTCttgcttgcatgtgtgtatttgttgtagCTGTCGGGAGTTTAAGAACCTGAATTCGTTCTTTGCCATCATTATGGGGATGAGCAACCCTGCTGTCAGCAGACTGAGCCAGACATGGGAGGTAAACATTTCCAAAGGATCGTCAGTGAACTGTATCTGTAGTCTGCTGTTGCTGAAATACTACATTCTTGTCTCTtgtctgtgattgtgtttttattggcaGAAACTTCCCACCAAGTTTAAGAAGTTCTATGCTGAGTTTGAGAGCATGATGGTGagaaacattttcagttctgtcatatttttaaaaatagtgagTTCACCTAAATAGATACACAGATATTTTTTTGGTAATTTGGgtaaaatgacttttaaaaatgttacgAATGTATTCTATTTATGTGTGGTGACAGGACCCATCCAGAAACCACCGATCCTACCGACTCACTGTTACCAAACTGGAGCCACCAATCATCCCCTTCATGCCACTTCTTCTCAAAGGTATGAGTCAGAGCAGAGGCAGAATATGTCACTGTAGCACACAAGAATTAATAATGGGAAGAACTTCTATTAAACTGAATTCATTTCATTACAGATATGACATTCACACATGAGGGCAACAAGACATTTATTGACAATATGGtcaattttgagaaaatggtgagTTTTTTTGTTCACAACAAATAGAATTATTCATTTTGgggaatttttgttttttattgtttgtcttgTCACCCTTTTTATTATTAGCGTATTATAGCTAACACTATTCGGCAAGTGAGGCACTGTAGAAGTCAACCATTCAGTAAGTCTCCTTCTTAATCCATTAACACACTTTTATCCAACTCTAATAATCATTCCATAGacattttcactctttcttttcttactgTATTAGATCCTGAGATATGCCAACCGAACAAAAACCAAGCGGAGGTGCGGGGTTATGTTAGGAAGCTCTGTGTGATTGACAACCAGAGGGCTCTAACACAGCTCTCCTACAGGCTGGAGCCCCGGCGGACCTGAGATCCGTAGCTTCCACCACCATCGCCTTCTGTGTGACgttaacattaaaaaacacacacacacacacacacattacgtGGACAAAATACAGCAACTCAACACAACTGGACATTCAGTAGCAAATCGCAGCGGTCAATGACTTCAGCACTCTTATGGACTATTATGGATCAAAGACGTATACTGTGCCATTAAAAGCCTCTTCTTCCTGGACAGACAGAAACTGTTCAGCTGCTCTCTTGTTGCTGTGTCTCAGCCCCCAAAACTGAGGGTTTATACCGTTCTAGTTGTTACTGCTTGGGACCTGTCAGATAGAACTGTAATGTATAGAACTTGAATCAATATCCTGCATGACTGAACTTCATAGGCTTAGTGTTCTATACAGTGGATTTCTATCAGGGTGTCCTGTAATGTTGTGCTGCCCCAAATGAGCCCTAGTTTTACAATGTATTACTGTACCTGCCTGTAAGACAAACACTACTCTTCTGAGGATCCTACTTATAGACAGAAAACCCCACAAGCTATAGTAATCTAGACTCTTCATTCTCCCTGTTGAATATACAGGTAAATATGAAATTTGAAAGTACTTATCTACCTTATAATCTACATGAGTTTATCAAGGTCTTTAGGATTTAATGTCCTTCCCTAGACACTTTCAAAACTACTTAACAGAGTATTAGTCTGATTAAAGCCCAAACAGTATTGGACACTGGTTTTTCACTGAAgtgttgcattttatttcttGCATTGGCGTACAAACTGTGTACTAAGAGTCCTTCTAGATGCTGAAGTTTCttgatatgatctgttttgaGTTGTATAGCCACATTACACTCCTTTTTGATTTTGAAGGTTTGACCCCAGATATGGAGTCTATGAACCACGTATGCTTTGAGGGGACGTCTTGCCATCTCTACCAGTTGTGTTCAGTctgtgtaattttatttttgtatatgtgGGTGTAGATTTGAGTGTGTTCTTGACAAGTCTCATTCATTTTCCTTTGATCTCAGGAGCTCTTGATGTGGTGGCGCGTGTTGAGAACTGCCGTGAGGCTGGCTTCCCTCAGAGCAGCCTGTAACTGTATGTGTAGTCTGCCttgtaaataaaaatagctAATTTAACAgtggcttttttaaaattttttttactaTGTTCGGTGATGCTGGTCTTTCAGTTGGTCCATCCAACATTTTGATCTACTGAAAACGAGTTTTGGTTgaattttcatttctttctgaaCTGAAAGAAGAGACAGCAGTGTGTCAGGACTGTGTAATTACATACACTATAAAGATCGGCTTCTGCGTAAAGTGGCACTGGacctgttttacattttacatgtgaCAGTTACTAGTGAGGTCCTGCACTGTTTGTGAAACAGCAGCATATTGTGTGGCTCTGGCAGTAGATGTGTCAGGACTGAGTAAGTAACTCAAGTGGAGGTCACCATTTTTATGTGGTACAAAGAATTTAAAaggtgtgtgtatttactaGACAGGGAGGGCCTACATCAAGTTGAATCTTGGGAAGTCATAGTGCATCAGGGGTTTTTGCAGcttcactctttcttttcacTCACACTAGAGACTAAATGTTTGTCTGTATTGACTTCTGCTGCttgtattttgactttttttttttttttttttttttaaatctcagtcCTCAAACTTTATCAAAATGTCTTCCTCACTCATTCAAGTTTGATTGGATACACCCTCTTCCTGAAGCCAGACTTCAGAAAATGTCATATCCTTAAGTGACAAAACTGAAGATGTTTATTTTACCCAACACTTTTGTAGTACGGCGTGTAGTGATTCACCACAGCTTCTAGAAGCTGCCAGCATGCAGTCatgctttatttattcagtgaatCACTATAAAGTATACATGTGCACTTGACTACTGTCAACAACTGACTGACTTTCCATGGCTGATCTCACCTGTCCCTGCACGGTGACATCAGCAAGGCTGTCCTGCTTGGTGATGTCACTGGGTCATTCCTGGCGGGGTGAGTAGTCCCTGCATGTCTTCTCTGGTGAGTGTGTTTTTAGCTGCGGTGTGTGGGACAGATGGATTTAGGTATCTGTGGCAGGGATCTCTTTGCTAACTGATTTACTGGATGTGACACGCTATAGGCTAGAGCTGTGTATCTGCAtctgtgtgcgagtgtgtgtagTGCATGGACAGCTTTATATAGCTCCAGTTATCCAGGAAGAAGGAATGCCCTGGATGCCAGTGACCATATTTGAACAGTGTGTCTGCTACAGACAGACTACACGCAAAACCTAGACTCACCTCCCCTTAATCCTCacgctgtgtgtatgtgtgtgttgcagttaCACTGGATCACCACTATTAGGCAATGTAATACCTTGTCTAGTAGTGACAGTGGGGCTTCGACTTTCCCTGATTCACAGGCAGcaaacttctctctctctctctctctctctctctctttccagcACTTTCTGGTTTCTTCTCTCTGACAATCTGTTCTGCTGACTGACAACATCCACTCTGACCCTGTGGAGGAAACTACTCCGCCTCTTTATTTCTCATCCTTCACTcgctctgtgctgtgctgatcCGTGACTTGTATACTTTCAGGGCAGCGGCTGGTGTTTGAGCGTACAGGCTTTTGGGCTgcgtgcgtctgtgtgtgtgtatgtgtgtgtgtgtgttcgtgcgtGCGTGAGTCAGTCAGTATGCCATGTCGTCCCCTGGCTCGTCGTTTGTGCAGATCAAGCATGAGGACCTGCTCTTCTATGAGAACTGTGGAGGAGGCAGCTTTGGGAGTGTCTACAGAGCCCTCTGGATATCCCAGGACAAGGAAGTGGCTGTGAAGAAGCTCCTGAAGATTGACAAAGAGGTAAGGAGaagacacacattcactgacAAACACGAGAGCGTTTGTACTCACAAGGAATTGTGAGATCCAAAAACTGTAATTGGTTATGAACTCTCCTTTCTGGCTCTAAACCTCAACATGAAACCTCAGTATCAGTTTCCATTAATTTCTCAGGTTCTCTTCAGACTAGTGGATCAAAAGCCGCCCCCTCCCGTGTTCGCTGTCTTCTGCATTGAACATGTGTTTATCTAAAACATACCTCTCCAtgtcccccctcctcctctccaccccCACACTCCTTTGTGGAGCAGTTTTATTTATGCCAGCACTCCCCTGTTCCTCCCATTGTATGTTAGGGCGAGGTGTGTGGTCATTTCAGCCTTCTCACGCTGTAGTTCAGGCACGGGTGGTTCTCCCTGCACATGACCCCAGTGACAATCCAAACAGAATTTCTCTCCATGTTAAAAATACTGGAGTGGTAGGAGTTCACAGCCCATTGTCAGGAAGTTAGGGCGACCTGTGGCTGAAGAGGTcatggtgtttgtgttgttcaaGCATCTTTTAAACCTCACAGTGTAAAATTCACACAAACATTGATGAACATTCGGTTTTAAGGAAATACTTCTCCAACGCTCACTTTCTCACAcccatgcacaaacacacgcagGGTGGACAGATATGCAGAAAACTGTGAGTGCAGTTCCAAGTGTAAACACAAActgatggatcatgcagctaAGTGGCTCCAGTTTTTTTGCAACACATTGGGTGCTGCTTTTTAAGACTCTATAATCACATTTCAAACACTACACCAACTCAGTGATGGAAGAAGCACTCAAATCGGTTatttaagtaaatataaaaacccTTCTCTGTGTAGTTTTGATTACATATaagagtaaaagtaaaactataCAAGATTTAGCAAAACGTATCAAAAGTCTAACCTTTGTGTCATAATTGTTGGattgttttaatgatttattcCAGGAATCTATAAGTGATAAGTGGATGAGGAGTTAATCTCATATTATTTAGTTCCTCATAAACAGATggtatatttttaatgtgatcTGAAAATCAACTAATAGGTAGTTGGATGTAAGATCTTAGTGGATTAGGGAACAATGTGTCACtatgaaatgaaagaataaaaaacaaaagtgtacTTACATGTTTTTCATCACTGCAGTCACAACTCTGCAACTCTATGTGtaagtgcatgcacacactacacactacacactGATGACCTCACATGTGGAAGAAATGATGGGAATAAAAGTAGAAAGATAAATCGCTCTTtggaagaaaaactgttttctaagaaaatattttggtgTTCAGTTGCAGTTTTTGTGTGATTCCATAAAACCTCTTATGACGCTGTATGTCAGTTCAGATTAATGGTTTGTCGCTGTGGCATGGAAGATCTTTGTTTGGAGACTCAACCTGTGGCATGAAAGAAGTTCAGTCCCCAGTTTGAACATCCCGGACACACTGGAATCACTTTCAAATGAGATAAAGGTCTACGTTCAGGTTTACAGCCTGTCAAGAATGGTTATTTTCTTAAAGGTTATGTTTCCATGATGGTATCATATCAGATATTTCAAATAGTTACCGCAGCTGCTAATGAAGTTGTTCatatccctctgtctctctctctctcttcctcgaCTCCTTGTCCAGGCTGAGATTCTCAGCGTCCTGAGTCATAAGAACATCATTCAGTTTTATGGAGCCGTGTTGGAATCTCCCAACTATGCCATTGTCACAGGTCAGACcacatgtgagtgtgagtgcttgtgcgtgtgtgagatTCATGTAGCCTTTCAGTTGTCCTCACAAGAACATAAAATCTTAACATGTGGCTGTGGGAGCCAGTGTAAGCCCTAATCTCATTTGTATAAGGGTTATTTTTTGAAAACATGCTCTCCAAATGAAGATCTCTATTATTATCTTTGGGGTTAATGGATATAAATAATGTTAGGTCAGAATTAGGTCAAGGTTCAAAGGTGGGGAATGAAGGGGTTAGGGTCAGGGCAGACCGTCCtattatatataaaactatagagagtgtgtgtgtgtatgtgtgtatattatcTTCATCAGTGTGTATATGATCCTAGACCTGCCACTTACGGAGATGTCAGCACATGCTCCGATGGCTGACCGGtgttggagtgtgtgttttaaagtatTGGTGTATACTCTGACTCCTGGTTCTTGCTGAGTTTCCTGGCAGGACATTTGTAACTGAGACCAGCATG from Mastacembelus armatus chromosome 17, fMasArm1.2, whole genome shotgun sequence encodes the following:
- the LOC113133752 gene encoding rap guanine nucleotide exchange factor 4-like, producing MVAVQTSPNSSPSAEWICCLDKRPSERSGEDVDIILTRLREVKAFQRFPPPLLLQICACAFYECLEKGITLFRQGDIGTSWYAVLSGSLDVKVSETANHQDAVTICTLGIGTAFGESILDNTPRHATIVSRETSELLRIEQREFKSLWEKYRHSLAGLLAPPYGAMESGSNNDRLTDKDNANSDSTNKAHNKIPSEKLQRAGKVLRNAILSRAPHMIRDRKYHLKTYRQCCVGTELVDWLVLQSACVLTRSHAVGMWQALLEEGVLNHVDQELGFQDKYLFYRFLDDEEEDTPLPSEEEKRESEEELPETILFLAQIGPDALLRMILRKSPGQRTGDDLEIIYDELLHIKALAHLSNTVKRELASVVIFESHAKAGTVLFNQGEEGTSWYIIQKGSVNVVIYGKGVVCTLHEGDDFGKLALVTDSPRAASIVLREDNCHFLRVDKEDFNRILRDVEANTVRLKEHEQAVLVLEKSPRASTLGSIKYTVISGTPEKILEHFLETMRMDIHHSEPDPAVDDFVLMHCVFMPNSQLCPLLMAHYHAASPPGSEQERLEYAHNSKRRVLILVLRWANTHTYLLQEEPAAISFLEELYGSLSNDSRMLRALKDLVPDLEKIVKLHSEEAKSAKKKTLIRQFSNGEERLQKKQPIRNQDDILLKVYCSDQTYTTIRVAVAATGREVISAVADKLGTTEELLLIHLSSSGDKQILKPNDVSVFSAVSINGRLFACPRDQLNSLTPLPDQEGPSAGSMSTFELMSSKDLAYQMTMFDWELFSCVHEHELLYHTFGCQSFRRTKANLDLFLRRFNQVQLWVVTEVCLCGQLSKRVQLLKKFIKIAAHCREFKNLNSFFAIIMGMSNPAVSRLSQTWEKLPTKFKKFYAEFESMMDPSRNHRSYRLTVTKLEPPIIPFMPLLLKDMTFTHEGNKTFIDNMVNFEKMRIIANTIRQVRHCRSQPFNPEICQPNKNQAEVRGYVRKLCVIDNQRALTQLSYRLEPRRT